GCAACTTAGCCCCAACTTGGAAGAATTTTTCCGAATCATCAGAAACAATTACCCTATCTAAATCTTCACACTTTACCTCATCGGCTGGTACATCCAAGGGTAATGCTGGGggttttaattgctataattCATTATCGGCCGTAGCTGAGGTCTCTGCCTCTGGCCGATGCTGTATGGCCACTACTAGGCATTGCCGAACAGCCACTTGGCTTCCTACTATCTCCAATACTTGGCCTCCGGATGGGTACTTCACTTTCTGATGCAGAGTAGATGAGACCGCTCCTagggtatgaagccaaggtctgcccaTAATAGCCGTGTATGGAGAAAAAACGTCTACgacaatgaagtccacctccaccacatccatTCCGGCTTGCACAGGTAGCCTGATCAGTCCTTTCGGAGCGACCAtccttccctcaaaactcacTAGATGGGAGCTGTAGGTTGCTAAGTCCTCTGACTTCAGACCTAGCCCTTTATACAAGTCTGGATACATTATATCCACAGCGCTATCTTGATCTACCATCACTCTTTTGATATCGTACCCACCAATTCTCAGCGTGACCACCAGAGCATCATCATGGAgctgtatggttccaaccttgtcctcatccgaaaagcccaaaatcaggGGGACGTCCACCCTGGCTCTCTTCGACGCTTGGGAATGATCCTCGGCCGGAGGTCAGAACACCGACAGTACCCTGGAAGGGCAAGATCCAGTCCTCCCCGGAGCAGCAAAAATAACATTGATCGTACCAAAGGGAAGTCTTGAAGAAGCGTCCCCACGCATCTCTGAGCCTGCTTAACTTGCCCtaccactggaatgatgcaagagttgcttcAATTTCCCCTCTCGGACCAACTGTTCCAAATGAtcccataaattcctgcaatTTTCCGTCGTGTGCCCATGATCCTGATAATAGTGGCAATATAGGTTCGGGTTGCGTTTCCTAGGCTCTCCCGCCATCTTTTTCGGCCATTTGAAAAATGGttcattctttatcttctccaaaacctgctGCACCGGCTCCCGAAACACTGCATTAACCACCTGGGTATCCGTAGAACCTGACTGCCCGACGAAGTCTTTCCGAGGTCGGTTACTGTTATAACGGtctgacctgaaatccctcctctgaGGGATTACATTAGCCTTTCCCTTTCCTTGAAGTTGATCCTCCTCTACTCTTCTGTACTTATCAATCCTGTCCATCAACTGGTGTACACTGGTAACAGGTTTACCCGTCAAGGATTTCCTTAAATCATGATCAGCTGGGAGGCCAGCTTTGAAAGTACTTATGGCCACATCATCGTGCTCTCcttctatttcattaaacatttcccagtacctaTCCGAATAAGTTTTGAGAGTCTCGCCCTCTCGCATGGACATAGTCAGCAAGgatcccaaaggccgaggaaccctgctgcATGTGATAAAGTGAGCGCCAAAAGCCCGGGTCAGCTTTTTGAAGGACTCAATAGAATTGGCCCTTAAgccgttgaaccatctcatcgccaccggACCCAAACTCGATGGaaaaaccttgcacatcaaagcctcgtCCCTAGAGTAGATAGCCATTTTCTGGCTAAAATGGCTAACGTGTTCTACTGGGTCTGACCGGCCATCATACAGGATGAACGTAGGCTGGTGGAATTGCCGAGGAAGAACTGCATCTTCTATATTCCTCGTGAAGGGTGATTTGAAAACTTGGCTCAATGCTTTGTTCATGGTGTTGTTACCCAAGCCCCTACTAGGCGGGCTTCTGTACCTATGTCGATGGCcgtgctcctcttcataggagAAAGTCTCACTAGGCGGAGTTCTTGACCTCCGCCTATAACTAGCTCCATCCGTCTCCTCGGATGATGGTTCGGAGCAAGGTGGGGAGCGTTCTCACCGGGCATGACGCAACTCTCTTCTCAAATCGGCAATCTCACGTTGTAGGTTCCCATCATGCTTTGCATGGGAGACATGACTCTTCCCACGAGAGTGACTTTTGGTGGTATGAGTTGTGCGCACACTCCCCTCACGGCTCTCTCTCCGTTCGAGACTCCGATGGGGATCACCATGCTGGGAGCCCCTTGACTCTGCCTGGTGCGGGTTGGCATCTTCCTGATGTGGTCTCGCCGCGTAGTGATGTGGACCTAATTCCTCCATCATAAACGTTGCACCGGAGTTCTTTTAAGTTAAATCAAGCTCtccccacagacagcgccaattgtaaggactcaatttgtaacgatcccaaaccgatattgggttcgtacattaaaggcccaaacaataaaatttgtagagcgtgggtgtccAAGAACTAGGTaaactccaaaagaaaaacgattaaatcccacgtttatagatggattagcACTGATATAACTATTAGTTTTTTTCCTCGAAACAAGTTTAGTTCTTTTCTTCTTAAGGCTTTCTTCTGAGtactctttatcttttttttgttctgaTCCTTTTCCTCAATactttctttcatgttatatactgccttCTTCATATCATCTTCGCCACACACGTGTTAGTTGGGTTCAGAggatctctttctgtcccatctaacaccttctggaacctccaactagcagctgtaaggctgcttcatcactgttcagacatcactgttcaggcatcacctccacattaatgcagccagagagctggttgagaggcaattaatgcggtgGCAGCTGtcgttatagatatttgtttgccttttctttcttacccttggtcccataTCCCGCTTTTAGTGGTAACGTAGCTCCGAAGTACGTTTGTAACAAGGTAGCATTCTAGTCATCCTCAgactcatattgccgagaaggattttgtcctcggacaaaTACTAAACTCACCTTAGGTGATATCTACTCTTCCTTTCGTTTGGTTACCTTTACTGACATGGGCATCCTCGGACAGCTTTACGTCCTCGGATGAGCCACAGGCCCTATTAACTTGACTTTAATTACTTTATTGACTAGCCGGCCCCCACAACTTGTAAACTgtagttataaatttttttgaatttgttatataattttttgtgaagagcttttttttatatatatacagtagtcgctaacccgtgctatgcatggaaaagttttatataaaaaaatttcaaacttagAATTCAGTCAACATACCTGTATGGCTTTGGGACACCTCAGTCCTCACTATCAACCATTGAACAAAAGTTTCAGAGAATTCAAGTCCTACCCAAGAAAATAGGATCTTTATGAATCCTTATATCTACATAAATCATAATCCAATTTATCCAAACCTATTGTCTCTAAATTTTCAActaatattttctcaaatttgaatcacatacacaaaccaaaattcaatatACATACAGTTCAAACGAAACCAA
This genomic stretch from Quercus robur chromosome 4, dhQueRobu3.1, whole genome shotgun sequence harbors:
- the LOC126721921 gene encoding uncharacterized protein LOC126721921, whose protein sequence is MNKALSQVFKSPFTRNIEDAVLPRQFHQPTFILYDGRSDPVEHVSHFSQKMAIYSRDEALMCKVFPSSLGPVAMRWFNGLRANSIESFKKLTRAFGAHFITCSRVPRPLGSLLTMSMREGETLKTYSDRYWEMFNEIEGEHDDVAISTFKAGLPADHDLRKSLTGKPVTSVHQLMDRIDKYRRVEEDQLQGKGKANVIPQRRDFRSDRYNSNRPRKDFVGQSGSTDTQVVNAVFREPVQQVLEKIKNEPFFKWPKKMAGEPRKRNPNLYCHYYQDHGHTTENCRNLWDHLEQLVREGKLKQLLHHSSGRAS
- the LOC126721920 gene encoding uncharacterized protein LOC126721920 → MVDQDSAVDIMYPDLYKGLGLKSEDLATYSSHLVSFEGRMVAPKGLIRLPVQAGMDVVEVDFIVVDVFSPYTAIMGRPWLHTLGAVSSTLHQKVKYPSGGQVLEIVGSQVAVRQCLVVAIQHRPEAETSATADNEL